From a region of the Motacilla alba alba isolate MOTALB_02 chromosome 25, Motacilla_alba_V1.0_pri, whole genome shotgun sequence genome:
- the LOC119711584 gene encoding protein MRP-126-like, with protein sequence MSKAQQSQEPLSELEKAMDVIIDVFHQYSRREGDRDTLTKKELKMMIDKQLANYLKHVKNKATIDQIMKDLDVNKDAQINFGEMMLLVTRVTCATHEHLHEVEDHQHHHQHQHHH encoded by the exons ATGAGCAAG gcccagcagagccaagaGCCGCTGTCGGAGCTGGAGAAGGCCATGGACGTCATCATCGACGTCTTCCACCAGTACTCGCGCCGCGAGGGCGACAGGGACACCCTGACCAAGAAGGAGCTCAAGATGATGATTGACAAGCAGCTGGCAAATTACCTGAAG CACGTGAAGAACAAGGCCACCATCGACCAGATCATGAAGGACCTGGACGTCAACAAGGATGCCCAGATCAACTTTGGGGAGATGATGCTGCTGGTCACCCGTGTCACCTGCGCCACCCACGAGCACCTGCACGAGGTGGAGgaccaccagcaccaccaccagcaccagcatcACCACTGA